The DNA sequence CATCAGTTCCAGAAAATGTATTTGCATGAGTATAATTTGCATGGAATACAAGAAAGGGAAAAGGGTATGCCTAGTCACCTGCACAActaaatgcattcaaccgaaatgtgccttccacatttaacccaatccCTCTGAATCGACATCCATTTAAATCGGTGCCAGGAGAGCAGTTGTTGTAGGGGGTTAACTGGGAAGAACAGCACATTTTTCCACCTTGCTAGCTCAAGGATTTTAATCAGCAACCTTTCGGATACTGGCCCAATGCATTTAACCAGAGCATCCCAACATCCATTTTTCTCATTGAACCATAGGAATACAATAGGTGACAACAACGCAGAGCACCCAGAGACATCCAACTCAGCGAGGGCAAAGATGGACCCAACTGCAGTACCACTCAATCAGACCAATTCCTGTCTGACTCTGCCTGCATGAAAAATGACTGGGTGGACGGGCACATGTGCCTAGCAGCCTACTCCCCCTTCTTCATTGTGGGCTTCCCGGCAAACTGCCTGTCTCTGTATGTGGCCTGGGTGTTAATGAGGAAAGGAAACAACTTGGCCGTGTACCTGGTGAATCTGTCCATCTCAGACCTCCTCTATACGGTCTCCCTGCCCGTATGGATCGAGCTGGCCCTGAGTCGGCCCGTAGGGGACACCTTCTGTAGACTGGTGTCTGTGGTGATGTACAACAGCTTCTACATCGGGTCTGGTCTCCTCTGCTGCATCTCAGTGGATCGCTACTTGGCCGTGGTCTATCCTCTCTACTTCAACTGGGTGCGGCAGGTGCGTACTTCAGTGGCAGTTTGCGCTGCATTGTGGTATGTAGAACTGTCTATCCACATCTATCTTCTTCACCAAAAGGGGGCGCTGCAGGACTTCTCCGCCAGGCGGCTGTGTAATGAGGGTATGCCCATGGCCCAGGCGGACGCCCACGTTGCTCTGACCAGGGTGGTTCTGGGGTTCCTGCTCCCCCTTCTCATCATGACCTTCTGCTTCCATCAGATTGTTTTGGCACTCCACGACAGTGCCTCCTTGCTGGCCCGGGAGCGGAGGAAAGTCAGCCTCCTGTTGCTGCTCTTCCTGGTGACATATGTGGTGTatatgggataaacaaacatacagtcaataacacaatagaaaaatctgtatacagtgtgtgcaaatgaagtaaggaggtaaggcaataaataggccattgtggcaaagtaattacaatttagcaattaacacgaGTGATATacgtgcagatgaggatgtgcaagtagaaatactggtgtgcaaaagagcagaaaaacaaaaacaaatatggggatgaggtagggtaATTGGTtggatgggttatttacagattggctgtgtacagctgcagcgatcggtaagctgctctggcagctgatgcttaaagttagtgagggagatacctgtataagtctccaacttcagtgatttttgcaattcgttccagtcattggcagcagagaactggaaggaaaggtggccaaaggaggtgttggctttgggaatgaccagtgaaatatatctgctggagcgagtgctacgggtgggtgttgctatggagaccagtgagctgaaataaggcagagctttacctagcaaggacttatagatgatatggagccagtgggtttggcaacaaatatgtagcgaggaccagccaacgagagcatacatgtcgcagtggtgggtagtatatgggtctttggtgacaaaacggatggcactgtgatagactgcatcccatttgctaagtagagtgttggaggctattttgtaaatgacgtcgccgaagtcaaggatcagtaggatagtccgttttacgaggatatgtttggcagcatcaGTGAAGGAGGCTCTGTTACAAAATAGAACGCTGATTcaagatttcattttggattggagatgcttattgtgagtctggaaggagagtttacgatctagtcagacacctaggtatttatagttgtcctcatattctaagtcagaaccgtccagagtagtgatgctagttgggcaggcggcagcgatcggttaaaGAGCATGTATttcgttttactagcatttaagagcagttagagACCACTGAAGGAGTgtagtatggcattgaagcttgtttggaggtttgttaagacagtgtccaaagaagggccagatgtatccagaatggtgtcgtctgcatagaggtggatcagagaatcaccagcagcaagtgcAACATAATTGAtacatacagagaaaagagtcggcccgagatttgaaccctgtggcacccccataaagactgccagaggtccggacaacatgccctccaatttgacacactgaactctatctgggaagtagttagtgaaccaggcaagacagtcatttgagaaagcaaggctgttgagtctgcctataagaatgcggtgattgacagtcgaattccttggccaggtcgatgaagacgactgcacagtactgtcttttatcgatggcggttatgatattgtttaggaccttgagcgtggcttaGGTGCACCCGGtaccagcttggaaaccagattgcatagtggagaaggtacggtgggattcgaaatggtcggtgatgtttgttcacttggctttcgaagaatttagaaaggcagggcaggatggatgaAATCTGTAACAGTTTTGGcatagagtgtctccccctttgaagagggggatgaccgcggccaCATTCCAATCTTTAGTAATCTCAGACGATATAAaagtgaggttgaacagactagtaataggggttgcaacatggcggcggatcattttaggaagagagggtccagattgtctagcccagctgatttgtagggatccagattttgcagctctatcAAAACATCAACTGTCTGGATTTGAGTGACGGAGAAGCGGGGGGCCTTGGGCCagttgctgcggggggtgcagagccGTTGGCCGGTGTAGCcagatggaaagcatggccagccgtagagagatgcttattgaaatgacaTTTTGGTGGCAGACTGGGAAAATAGCTTGGAGTATATACACACATGCTCCATTAACTCCAGACATCGTCTCATACAATTCGAGGTATTACACTATTCCAAAACCAAACTGCATAGGATGTTTCCTGATACATCCCCTATGTGTGATAAATGTTAGGCTGCGCAGGGTACACTACTCCACTGCTTTGCCCTATGCTCTAGCTTGTATGGTTATTGGGGTGGAATTTTTGGGATCCTCTCTGATGTTCTGGGGACTTCAATAGACCCAGACCCACTTCTCATAATCCTGGGAGTGTCTGATTCCCTAAACGGATTAACCAACTCCCAAAAACAACTAATCTCTTACAGTCTCATTTCGGCAAAAAAACTAATCTTGTTTTTTGGAAAAGGAGGGAAGCGCCCTCTACCAAATTATGGCCCAGCGAATTGGCAAACACTGTAAACTTAGAAAGAATTAGATATATTCTGgacaataaattatcaacattCGATCAAATCTGGCAGCCTTTCCTCTCCCACTTGAACCAGTTGGCGCTGTGAATTTGTAGTTTCTAACGCACTCTCAATTGTAATATTTTAATCTACCTTTGGGCAGCATGTGCTGGCCCTGCCACCCGAGCAGTCGGGAGGGGAATAGGGATGAATAAAGGGGGGGTGACACCTATCCTCTTTTTTTCTACCTGTATTTGTTCTGTATGTCTTGTtttttaatatttgttttgtacccagaactctgggtcttgttgttcctgtctgctcttttatgtttagataagaatTGTATACCTGTCTTTTATTCCTACATAccattcctgtgtgtgttcaataaaaatatttgaaacaagaaatgcttattgaaattctcgattattgtatatttatcggtggtgacagtgtttcctagcctcagtgccatgggcagctgtgaggaggtgctcttattctccatggactttacagtgtcccaaaatgtTTAGGAATTAATGTTGCAGGGTGCAAATTtctgttaggaaagcaaaggctagctttttctaactgacagagtatattggttcctgacttccctgaaaagctgcatatatcgcggggactattcgatgctagtgcagtacatcacaggatgtttttgtgctgataagggcagtcaagtctggagtgaaacAAGGGCTatgtctgttcttagttctacattttctgaaaggggcatgcttatttatgATGTTGAGGAAAGAACTTAAAAGAacaccaggcatcctctactgactggATGAGGTCAGTATCCTTCctggatacccgggccaggtcaattagaaaggcctacttgcagaagtgttttagggagtgtttggcagtgatgaggggtggtcatttgactgcggacccataacggacgcaggcaatgaggtagtgatcgctgagatccaggttgaagacagcagaggtgtattttgaagacaagttggtcaggatgatatctatgaggatgcccatgtttacagatttggggttgtacctggtaggttccttgatcatttgtgtgagattgagggcatctagcttagattgtaggacggccggggtgttaagcatatcccagtttaggccACCTAACAGTACCAATTCTGACGATAGACGGGGagaaatcaattcacatatggtgtccaggtcaCAGCAGGGTGCTGGGGGGGTCAATAACAAGCGGCAACCGCGggggacttatttctggagagatggatttttaaaagtagaagctcaaactgtttgggcatagacctggatagtatgacagaactctgcaagTAGATTGCAAGcccttaactcttcttgaactgcactgttggttaagaaaACATTTACCAAGTAGAAGAAAATATAAAGTAacaataaaaaagtaacacaataagaataacgaggctattACAGGTGGCACCGCTACCGAGTCAGtgtgtacaggttagttgaggtcatttttACATGTaagtgggggtgaagtgactatgcatagataataaatagtGAGTATCAGCAGAGTACAACAGGACAACAGTTAATTGTAAATTGTCCGGAGGCGATTTTATTAGTTGgtcaacagtcttatggcttgggggtagaagctgttgaggagccttttggtcctagacttggctctccagaaccgcttgccgtgcgatagcagagaaaacagtctataacttgggtgactggagtctccgACAATTTTATGGGATTTTCTTTGACACCGCcaattatataggtcctggatggcagaaagcttggcctcagtgatgtactgggctgttcacactaccctctgtagcgccttacagtcagatgccaagcagttgccataccaagcggtgatgcaacaggtcaggatgctctcgatggtgcagctatagacccttttgaggatctggggacccatgccaaatcttttcagtctcctgagggggaaaaggttttgtcgtggacaaaacgactgtcttggtatgtttggaccatgacagtttgttgttGATGAGGACACCAGGTTTCTTGAAAaactcgacccgctccactacagccctgtcgatgttaatgggggcctgttcggactgccttttcctgtagtccacgatcagctccttagtcttgctcacatttatggagaggttgttgtcctggcactacactgccagttctctgacctcctccctataggctctctcattgttgtcggtgatcaggcctaccactgttgtgtcgtcagcaaacttaatgatggtgttggaatcgtgtttggccatgcagtcgtgggtgaacagaggaATCCAGGAGGGGAcaaagtacacacccctgaggggcccaagtacacacccctgaggggccccagtgttaaggatcagtgtggcagacgtgttgttgcctactcttaccacctaggggcggcccgtcaggaagtccaggatccagttgcagagggaggtgtttattccCAGAGTCCTTATCTTAgtaatgagctttgtgggcactatggtgctgAACGCttagctgtagtcgatgaacagcattctcagatag is a window from the Oncorhynchus keta strain PuntledgeMale-10-30-2019 chromosome 35, Oket_V2, whole genome shotgun sequence genome containing:
- the LOC127915496 gene encoding ovarian cancer G-protein coupled receptor 1-like, which gives rise to MKNDWVDGHMCLAAYSPFFIVGFPANCLSLYVAWVLMRKGNNLAVYLVNLSISDLLYTVSLPVWIELALSRPVGDTFCRLVSVVMYNSFYIGSGLLCCISVDRYLAVVYPLYFNWVRQVRTSVAVCAALWYVELSIHIYLLHQKGALQDFSARRLCNEGMPMAQADAHVALTRVVLGFLLPLLIMTFCFHQIVLALHDSASLLARERRKVSLLLLLFLVTYVVYMG